A window of the Dioscorea cayenensis subsp. rotundata cultivar TDr96_F1 chromosome 14, TDr96_F1_v2_PseudoChromosome.rev07_lg8_w22 25.fasta, whole genome shotgun sequence genome harbors these coding sequences:
- the LOC120276538 gene encoding LOW QUALITY PROTEIN: probable arabinosyltransferase ARAD1 (The sequence of the model RefSeq protein was modified relative to this genomic sequence to represent the inferred CDS: deleted 1 base in 1 codon) gives MAMPGLVTLIVLLLLGVCISIFISNADLRFSIPAALSHSSRFAPCLVASRHRPPPLKVFMYDLPRRFNLGMLERNGTGNVVGFPEWPVRSGIKKQHSVEYWMMASLVDGGGDEREAVRVLDAEEAEVFFVPFFSSLSFNTHGHNMTDPDTEIDHQLQIDLLNFLRESKYWQQSAGRDHLIPMNHPNAFRFLRDQVNASILLVADFGRYPKNVASLSKDVVSPYVHLVDSYVDDNPSDPYESRPTLLFFRGRTVRKDEGIVRTKLAKLLKGYDDVRYEDSIATGEGIKASSEGMRSSKFCLHPAGDTPSSCRLFDAIVSHCVPVIVSDRIELPFEDEIDYSEFAFFFSIKDALKPDFLVSQLRQIPKDRWIDMWKRLKSISHHYEFQIPPKKDDAVNMLWRQVHNKLPAVKSAVHRNRRLRIPDWWS, from the exons ATGGCGATGCCAGGCCTAGTCACTCTCATAGTTCTCCTTCTTCTCGGGGTCTGCATCTCAATCTTCATCTCCAACGCGGATCTCCGCTTCTCCATCCCTGCCGCCCTCTCCCACTCCTCCAGATTCGCCCCTTGCCTCGTTGCATCCCGCCACCGGCCACCGCCTCTCAAGGTGTTTATGTATGACCTCCCCCGCCGCTTCAATCTTGGGATGCTCGAGAGGAACGGGACGGGGAATGTAGTGGGGTTTCCGGAGTGGCCGGTGAGGTCGGGGATCAAGAAGCAGCACAGTGTTGAGTACTGGATGATGGCTTCCTTGGTggatggtggtggtgatgagagGGAGGCTGTCAGGGTCTTGGATGCGGAGGAGGCTGAGGTGTTCTTTGTGCCCTTTTTCTCTTCGCTTAGTTTCAATACTCATGGGCACAATATGACTGATCCTGACACAGAGATTGATCATCAGCTCCAG ATTGATCTGCTGAATTTTCTCAGGGAATCAAAGTATTGGCAACAATCAGCAGGCCGTGACCATCTAATTCCCATGAATCACCCAAATGCATTCAGATTTCTGCGGGATCAAGTGAATGCATCTATTCTTTTGGTTGCAGATTTTGGTAGGTATCCCAAAAATGTAGCTTCCCTGAGCAAAGATGTTGTCTCCCCATATGTGCATCTTGTAGATTCTTATGTGGATGATAATCCTTCTGATCCATATGAATCCCGTCCTACCCTTCTTTTCTTCAGAGGAAGAACTGTAAGAAAAGAT GAAGGCATCGTTCGCACTAAATTAGCAAAGCTCTTGAAAGGCTATGATGATGTGCGATATGAAGATAGCATTGCCACCGGGGAAGGCATAAAAGCA TCCTCAGAAGGCATGCGTTCATCCAAGTTCTGCCTTCATCCTGCCGGGGATACTCCATCATCTTGCCGTTTGTTTGATGCTATAGTCAGCCACTGTGTGCCAGTCATTGTCAGCGATCGCATTGAACTCCCATTCGAGGATGAGATTGATTACAGTGAAtttgccttcttcttctccatcaaaGATGCACTTAAA CCTGATTTTCTGGTCAGTCAGCTCAGGCAGATACCAAAAGACAGATGGATTGATATGTGGAAAAGGCTGAAGAGTATCTCCCACCATTATGAGTTTCAGATACCCCCAAAGAAAGATGATGCTGTGAACATGCTTTGGCGGCAG GTACACAACAAGCTCCCCGCGGTTAAGTCGGCAGTACACAGAAATAGGAGATTAAGGATTCCGGATTGGTGGAGTTGA
- the LOC120276537 gene encoding 65-kDa microtubule-associated protein 8 translates to MGSLHIPESSCSYLLQELKLIWDEVGSDQLERERILLELEQECLEVYKRKVDSANIRRSRLHQALADSEAEFTNLLISLGERSFAGRPEKLTGTLKEQLDTITPALQEMQLRKDVRVNQFKEVQDQIQKISSEIEGHSDHDIVIVNEADLSLKKLEEYQNELQRLHREKNDRLKKVEEYTRTVHDLAATMGMDSAKIITEVHPSLESSNSQHSKNISDSILDSLNHTVALLKDEKMRRLEKLHRLGKALSNLWNLMDTPIEEQQMFTHITKFSSSEAAGEIPGLGSLTLDTIHEVEAEVERLDQLKASKMKELFLKKKVELEEICKKSHMEMPSSAEMDHIMKLIISGEMDHADLLTSMDERIYRAREEACSRKDIMEKVERWLGACNEERWLEEYNMDENRYSVRRGGHRDLKRAERARIIVNKIPALVELLIAKARSWEEERKKTFLYDEVPLLAMLKEYNLSRQEKEEEKQRQREKKRVQSQIPAEADMDMMVMGSRPSTSSKRIPNRSLNSTFITAVVASTPNTRPCSGYGGIKKIGSSNNPSTHGTSPNTIFRESKKMQIRRMLAHYNHGCSPITADVVSEISATFSGPTSP, encoded by the exons ATGGGATCACTCCACATTCCAGAATCCTCATGCAGTTATCTACTCCAAGAACTCAAG tTAATTTGGGATGAAGTCGGGAGTGATCAGTTGGAGAGGGAAAGAATACTGCTTGAACTGGAGCAAGAATGCCTGGAAGTGTATAAAAGAAAGGTCGACAGTGCTAATATTCGAAGATCAAGGTTGCACCAAGCATTGGCTGACTCAGAAGCCGAGTTTACTAATCTACTTATTTCTCTTGGTGAACGATCATTTGCAGGACGG CCAGAGAAGTTGACAGGGACTCTGAAAGAGCAGCTTGACACAATCACTCCTGCACTGCAAGAGATGCAATTGAGGAAAGATGTGAgggtgaaccaattcaaggaggTTCAGGATCAAATTCAAAAGATATCTTCAGAAATAGAAGGCCACTCAGACCATGACATTGTGATTGTCAATGAAGCTGAtctatcattaaaaaaacttgaagaGTATCAGAATGAACTCCAAAGACTCCATAGAGAGAAG AATGACAGGCTAAAGAAGGTCGAAGAGTACACAAGAACCGTGCATGATTTAGCTGCAACAATGGGAATGGATTCTGCAAAGATCATAACAGAGGTTCATCCAAGCTTGGAAAGTTCTAACAGTCAGCATTCAAAGAATATCAGTGATTCGATTCTGGATAGCCTTAACCATACAGTAGCATTACTGAAAGAtgagaagatgaggcggcttGAAAAG CTGCACAGGCTTGGTAAAGCATTGTCAAACTTGTGGAATCTCATGGACACACCAATAGAAGAGCAGCAAATGTTCACTCACATCACAAAGTTCTCATCATCAGAAGCAGCAGGTGAAATACCAGGCCTTGGAAGTCTAACTCTTGATACAATTCATGAG GTGGAGGCTGAGGTAGAGAGGTTAGACCAGCTCAAAGCTAGCAAAATGAAGGAGCTATTTCTGAAGAAGAAGGTAGAACTTGAAGAGATATGCAAGAAAAGCCACATGGAAATGCCTTCATCTGCAGAGATGGATCACATCATGAAACTTATCATTTCAG GGGAGATGGATCATGCTGACCTTCTAACAAGCATGGATGAAAGGATATATAGAGCAAGAGAAGAAGCTTGCAGCCGGAAGGACATaatggagaaggttgagagatGGCTAGGAGCATGCAATGAAGAAAGATGGTTGGAAGAATATAACATG GATGAAAACCGATATTCAGTAAGACGAGGTGGTCATAGAGATTTGAAACGTGCTGAAAGAGCTAGAATTATTGTCAACAAAATTCCTG CTTTGGTTGAGTTACTGATAGCAAAGGCCAGGAGTTgggaggaggagaggaagaaAACTTTCTTGTATGATGAG GTACCTCTTTTGGCAATGCTGAAAGAATACAATTTATCGAGGcaggaaaaggaagaagagaagcagAGGCAAAGG gaaaagaaaagagTGCAAAGCCAAATACCAGCTGAAGCAGACATGGATATGATGGTAATGGGCTCAAGGCCAAGCACAAGCAGCAAGCGCATCCCGAATAGAAGCTTGAACAGCACCTTCATCACAGCCGTTGTTGCCTCCACTCCAAACACCAGACCCTGTAGTGGGTATGGAGGGATTAAAAAGATTGGTAGTTCAAACAATCCCTCGACTCACGGAACAAGCCCCAACACTATTTTCAGAGAAAGCAAGAAGATGCAAATCCGCAGAATGTTAGCACACTACAATCATGGCTGCTCCCCCATCACAGCTGATGTTGTATCAGAGATCTCCGCAACTTTCTCAGGTCCAACATCTCCTTAA